AAAGCCGCCAGACGGCGGCGCATGAAATCCCGGGGCCTCCAGAAAAGGCATCCTACTCCAGAATGTATACCTTCACCAGGCGGCGCCCCCACCTCCGGCACTCCTCCTCGGATTCAAAAAAGAGGTCGATCCTGTTTCCTTTGATCGCGCTTCCCACATCGAGCGCCCTGGCAAAGCCGTAGCCCTCCACATAGAGCCGCGTTCCCAGAGGAATGACGCGGGGGTCAACGGCGGCCACCCCGTACCCGACAGGGTGACCGGTCGCCGTGTACCTCCCGGTGCGCGGACTGTAAGCCGTTGCATGGGCTTCAAGAACACGCTGAAAACGCATTACAGAGCCTCCGCGCGCCACCGTCCCGAGAGTCCCGCAGGCAACAATCCGGTTCTGGGCGGGGCGCAGCACCCTTTCCTGGAGCACCGTTCTCTTTATCTCCCGTCCGTCCGCAAAAGTGACCCTGACGATCCGCTCGCCTTCGCCTGCCCTCCCCGGGCTGACAAGGCGCACCCGTCCCCGCTCCAGAGCGGGATCGGCCCTCCTCTCCACGGCCGCCGGGAGGGTATATTTCTCCCTCAATATTTTTTCAACAATTCTGGTCACTCGAATCACAGTACCTTGCCTTACGGTGAAATCCAGGGGCAAACTCACCCGGTCCTGCTGCCCCAGGGTGATGTTTGCCATTTTCAGAATGCTTACCACCGGGGCCGGGGGAGTTAAGACAACCCGGGTCTGCCCATCGGCCAGAACGCGGACCGGCACCGCCCGGTGCACCGTTACCTTCAGCCCTCTCTTAACCGGTGTGGCGGGATCTGGAGATACCAGATCCCGGGGGCCCACCTTCACTCCCGCCTCGGCGAGGGCTTCCCCCAGGCTGCGCCTGAGGGTTTTGTGCTCCACCACTTTCCCGTCAACCCTGATCACAATCCGCTGCTGGGCGCCGGCCAGCGTCCCCCAGGCGAGGGTCCCCACGAGACAGGAAACAAGGGCAAGGCGTCCCGGCCCAGATTTTGCCCATCCCCCGGCAATTTTCCACATGCTGCCTCCCCCTTTACACCAGGCTCCAACCCCGAAATGGTTCCCCGCACCCAACACCATCCTTTGCCTTTCTGATACCTAATAGTCTCCTGTTTTTTTGTGCCTTCTACCTTAAATTGAGTGCGTGGTTCCTTTCTTTGCCAAACATCTTTTCTTATCGATTAAATGTGTCATGCCAAAGAAAAACCGTGGTTATATATTATTCCACACGCGGCCAAAATTTCCTCTTTTTTCAGCTGCCCTCTTCCAGCACGTAAACGGTGACCTCCCGCCTTCCGAAGGCAAAACACTCCTCCGGAGTATTGAAAAAGAGGTCAATCCTGTTCCCCTTGATCAACCCGCCGGTGTCCACCGCGCTTGCCGGCCCGTAACCCTCCACGTAGAGCTTCGAACCCAGCGGAATGACCTCGGGGTCCACCGCGACTCCTCCCACATAGGGCCAGACCCCGGTTGCGGTGGGGTTTCCGGTGTGCGTGTAGGCCGTTGCCACCATCTTAAGCACCCGGCGCGCCTCCTTTTCGGGCGGTTCCCCGCGCGCCGCAGCGCGCCGGGCCGGGAGCCCGGCGCGGGAGCCGCAGGCGATGATCCTGGGCTCAGGCTTCCGGATCACCTCAGCCCCGACTTCTTTCCTGGCAACCTCCACCCCGTTTTCGGTAGTCACCTCGATCTTTTTCAAAAGGAGCCCGGGGCGCCCCGGGGAGCGCACTTCGGTTTTCCCAGGAGGAAGATAGAAATCCTGGACCCGCCTCACCGGGCAGGGAAGGCGCACCTCCTCGGCAACGATCCGGCTGCGGACCCGGATCACGTTAATCTCCGGAATGTCCTCTCCCGTGACAAGCTTCGCCTCAGCCCGGTCGCGCGCCCCCAGCTCAATTCCCGCCCCCGCCAGAATTTCTTCGAGGCGGGGGAAAGGGGCGCGCGTCACAACGGTTGACCCATCCACCTGCACCCGCACCGGCGTATCTTCAAAAGTCTGAAGAGAGAGCCCTTCCCCCCTGGTATAGGTGATCCCGATCCGCACCACCCGGCGCCCTTCGGGGCGCGGTGGTTTGCCAAAAAAGTCCTGCCAGAAGACGCCGACCGCCTCGGGCAAGGGGGTCTCCGCCCGGCCGCTCCCCTCCAGAAAAAGCAGGAATAAAGCCAGGGTGACGGCGCAGAGGAGGCCCCTGCGCCAGCATCCCCGCTGCTTTTTATCAGAAGACGAAATCAGCAGCTCCAGCTTCGTCACAACCCAAACCTCCCCTTTTCTGGGAACTGGTTTATCCACCATTATTTCCCATCAATTCCCGATTTATACAGGGAAGGGGGAGCGGGGCCGGCCGGTGCAAATAAAAAACCCCCTGAAAAAGGGGTTGGAGCAACAACCAGAAAACGGTTTTCAGGAGGGGGCAATGCGGAAGAGGCGGCAGGCGCTGGCGGTGGTTGCCGCCGCGACCTCGGCGGGGGAAACCCCTTTCACACGGGAAACCGCCTCCGCCACGGCGGTCAGGTAGGAGGGTTCGTTCCGCCTGCCCCGCCAGGGCTGAGGGGCAAGATAGGGGCAGTCGGTCTCCAGCAGGAGCCGGTTCAGAGGGGCAATCCTCACCGCTTCGGTTAACTCCTCTGATTTGGGAAAGGTGATGGGGCCCGCAATCCCGAGGTAGTAGCCCCGCGCCAGGCATTCCTCGGCGAAGCGGGGCCCCCCGGAAAAGCAGTGGAAAACAACGCCGGGAAGCCCGGGGAACTCTTCCAGGACCGCAAGGGTCTCCTCGTGGGCGGCGCGGTCGTGAATGATCACGGGAAGGTTTAACTCCCCGGCAAGCTGAAGCTGCCGCCGGAAAACCTCCTCCTGCACATTGCGCGGAGAAAGGTTACGGTAAAAGTCAAACCCCATTTCCCCCAGGGCCACCACCCGCCCGTTTTGGGCAAGCAGCCGCAGGCCCTCCCAGGCGCGCTCGGGAACACCGGCGGCGTCGTGGGGGTGAAATCCCACGGCGGCGTAAATTTCGGGGAACGTCCCGGCAAGCTGCACCGCGCGGCGGGAGGAGGCAAAATCGTAGCCCACGCAGATGATGGCCGCGACGCGGGCCTCCCGCGCCCGCGCCCGGACCGCCTCC
This DNA window, taken from Bacillota bacterium, encodes the following:
- a CDS encoding DUF348 domain-containing protein — encoded protein: MWKIAGGWAKSGPGRLALVSCLVGTLAWGTLAGAQQRIVIRVDGKVVEHKTLRRSLGEALAEAGVKVGPRDLVSPDPATPVKRGLKVTVHRAVPVRVLADGQTRVVLTPPAPVVSILKMANITLGQQDRVSLPLDFTVRQGTVIRVTRIVEKILREKYTLPAAVERRADPALERGRVRLVSPGRAGEGERIVRVTFADGREIKRTVLQERVLRPAQNRIVACGTLGTVARGGSVMRFQRVLEAHATAYSPRTGRYTATGHPVGYGVAAVDPRVIPLGTRLYVEGYGFARALDVGSAIKGNRIDLFFESEEECRRWGRRLVKVYILE
- a CDS encoding TatD family hydrolase, with protein sequence METADLVLVDTHAHLNDPKYDRDLEAVRARAREARVAAIICVGYDFASSRRAVQLAGTFPEIYAAVGFHPHDAAGVPERAWEGLRLLAQNGRVVALGEMGFDFYRNLSPRNVQEEVFRRQLQLAGELNLPVIIHDRAAHEETLAVLEEFPGLPGVVFHCFSGGPRFAEECLARGYYLGIAGPITFPKSEELTEAVRIAPLNRLLLETDCPYLAPQPWRGRRNEPSYLTAVAEAVSRVKGVSPAEVAAATTASACRLFRIAPS